The proteins below are encoded in one region of Anaerosporomusa subterranea:
- a CDS encoding (2Fe-2S) ferredoxin domain-containing protein, translated as MKTVEDLKRLREQLQVQTRLRHEGGIRVIIGMGTCGIAAGAREVMSAILDEIAKRRLEDVTVSQTGCIGMCEKEVLVDVVRPGEPRITYGRVTPADVSRIIAEHVVNGRIIEEMVVGKIAE; from the coding sequence ATGAAAACAGTTGAAGACTTAAAACGCTTGCGCGAACAGCTTCAGGTGCAAACACGTCTGCGCCATGAAGGCGGTATCCGCGTCATTATTGGCATGGGAACCTGTGGCATCGCTGCGGGAGCGCGTGAGGTTATGTCCGCTATTCTCGACGAAATCGCCAAACGACGGCTGGAAGATGTAACCGTCAGCCAAACAGGTTGTATTGGCATGTGTGAGAAAGAAGTTCTTGTTGACGTAGTTCGCCCTGGCGAGCCTCGGATCACTTACGGTCGGGTAACACCGGCTGATGTGTCAAGAATTATTGCTGAACATGTGGTTAACGGACGAATTATTGAAGAGATGGTTGTAGGTAAAATTGCGGAATAA
- a CDS encoding serine kinase: MTVHDILSALPVKCVAGKEASGAIVLGGYASDLLSNVMGQAKAGSVWVTMQGHKNIVAVASLAGLSAIVIAGGSKPDADTLAKAESENIALLITDLPVFEFVGQLYALGVKGR, from the coding sequence ATGACTGTTCATGACATTCTTTCCGCTTTGCCGGTCAAATGTGTCGCAGGTAAAGAGGCGAGTGGCGCCATTGTCTTAGGCGGTTATGCCTCAGATTTGCTAAGTAATGTTATGGGGCAGGCCAAAGCCGGGAGCGTCTGGGTAACGATGCAAGGCCATAAAAACATCGTGGCGGTTGCTTCGCTGGCCGGTTTATCTGCCATTGTCATCGCAGGCGGCTCTAAGCCGGATGCGGATACGTTGGCGAAAGCTGAGTCTGAAAATATCGCACTATTGATTACAGATCTTCCTGTATTCGAGTTTGTCGGGCAATTATACGCTTTAGGTGTTAAGGGGAGATGA
- a CDS encoding PHP domain-containing protein, producing the protein MSRLFTADLHVHTLLSPCAAVEMTPRHIVRRAVEFGIDIIAITDHNACDNVAAAIEAATGAGIVIIPGMEVETKEETHVLTLFETLPQLAAWEAYVAARRSGRKNDEKKFGAQFIVDAEDNLVAVKEEMLLGAIDADVAEVARTVAAIGGITIASHVDRPSYSILSQLGFIPPDVELAAVEVSRLTPYREASRLPGISGLPVITSSDAHTMDDFACGPRTEFLLERPTLSEIRLALANNQNRRIVGAIKSRTT; encoded by the coding sequence ATGAGCCGGCTGTTCACTGCGGATTTGCATGTTCATACACTGTTGTCGCCATGCGCCGCAGTGGAAATGACGCCTCGTCATATTGTCCGCCGTGCTGTCGAATTTGGTATTGATATTATCGCTATTACTGATCATAATGCCTGCGACAATGTAGCTGCCGCCATAGAGGCCGCAACTGGCGCGGGAATTGTCATTATACCTGGTATGGAGGTGGAAACGAAGGAAGAAACGCACGTATTGACCCTGTTTGAGACTCTGCCGCAGTTGGCGGCTTGGGAAGCCTATGTGGCTGCCCGGCGTTCAGGGCGCAAGAATGATGAAAAGAAATTCGGTGCCCAGTTTATTGTGGACGCAGAAGATAATCTGGTGGCGGTTAAAGAAGAAATGCTACTCGGCGCCATTGACGCCGATGTGGCTGAAGTAGCGCGGACAGTTGCCGCAATTGGCGGCATAACGATTGCCTCCCATGTGGACCGGCCTTCGTATAGTATTTTGTCTCAGCTAGGGTTTATCCCCCCTGATGTCGAACTGGCGGCAGTCGAAGTATCGCGACTGACCCCTTATCGCGAGGCGTCGCGGTTACCTGGCATCAGTGGCTTACCTGTCATCACCTCGTCAGACGCGCATACCATGGATGACTTTGCCTGTGGTCCGCGCACAGAATTCCTGCTTGAACGCCCGACACTGTCAGAGATTCGGCTAGCTTTGGCTAATAACCAAAACCGACGAATCGTAGGTGCCATCAAGAGCAGGACGACGTAG
- a CDS encoding ATP-binding protein, translated as MRDLALHILDLVQNSVEAGADSVWLSVIEDLTLDLLTIRVVDNGRGMDEDTCHHVSDPFYTTRSTRRVGLGLPLIQMSTSQCGGQLVITSELGRGTTVEASWRWTHLDRPPLGDLATTLKSLIVGNSELDLNYTHQVGRNCFSLSVRELRDTLNGIPFTQPDVLVWLDEYLNGNERLVYGGALDENS; from the coding sequence ATGAGAGATTTGGCGCTCCACATCCTTGACCTCGTGCAAAATTCAGTAGAGGCCGGTGCGGACAGCGTTTGGCTTTCGGTTATCGAAGACCTTACTCTTGATTTGCTGACAATCCGTGTAGTTGACAATGGGCGCGGCATGGATGAAGATACCTGCCATCACGTTTCCGACCCATTTTATACTACTCGTTCGACGCGACGAGTCGGGCTGGGGCTGCCTCTGATTCAAATGTCGACCTCACAATGCGGCGGTCAGCTAGTGATTACATCAGAGTTGGGGCGAGGCACGACAGTTGAAGCAAGTTGGCGTTGGACCCATCTTGACCGTCCGCCGCTCGGCGACTTGGCGACTACGTTAAAAAGTCTGATTGTTGGCAATTCCGAGTTAGATCTTAACTATACTCATCAGGTAGGGCGCAATTGTTTTTCCCTATCAGTTCGTGAATTGCGCGATACTCTAAATGGAATCCCGTTTACCCAGCCGGATGTGCTGGTCTGGCTTGATGAATACCTGAACGGCAACGAACGACTAGTATATGGAGGTGCTTTGGATGAAAACAGTTGA
- the nuoE gene encoding NADH-quinone oxidoreductase subunit NuoE produces the protein MSNHECCCGGNSARLAQLDEILAKYQGVKGALIPVLQEAQHAYGYLSKEVVEQISDSLNIPVSQVYGVITFYSQFHLNPRGRNIIRVCQGTACHVRGGKAILKALEDNLKVSAGSTTPDLKFTLETVACIGACGLAPVLMVNDDTHGRLTPESIPGILARYE, from the coding sequence ATGAGTAACCATGAATGCTGCTGCGGCGGCAACAGCGCCCGACTGGCGCAACTTGATGAAATTCTGGCTAAGTACCAGGGAGTTAAAGGCGCACTGATTCCTGTACTGCAGGAAGCTCAACACGCATACGGTTATCTGTCTAAAGAGGTGGTCGAGCAGATTTCTGATTCACTAAATATTCCGGTAAGCCAAGTGTATGGAGTCATTACTTTCTATTCTCAATTCCACTTGAATCCGCGCGGACGCAACATTATTCGTGTTTGTCAGGGAACAGCTTGTCACGTACGCGGCGGCAAAGCCATCCTCAAGGCGCTTGAGGATAATCTTAAGGTTTCGGCAGGCAGTACCACTCCAGACCTGAAATTTACATTGGAAACTGTTGCCTGTATCGGCGCATGCGGTCTGGCGCCAGTATTAATGGTTAATGACGACACTCATGGTCGCTTGACTCCTGAATCGATACCGGGAATTCTCGCTAGATACGAATGA